The DNA sequence CCGCGTACGTGCTTTTCGAGTGCGAAACGCATGTGCTGCGGCAACGGCAGTACCTGCCCTTTCGACCGAATAGGTTTACCATCGGATGCCTCCGCAACAACAATACCTTCCCCTTCCAACCATACAGAGACGATGTTAATCGTCGGGCTGCCGACGAAGCGGGCGACGAACACATTCCCCGGTTGTTCGTAAATCTCCTGCGGCGTCCCAATCTGCTGCAATTGCCCGTCCTTTAACACGGCGATGCGCTGCCCGACCGTCATCGCTTCCACTTGGTCGTGAGTGACGTACACCATCGTCGTCCTTAACTTCTCGTGCAACTCGACTAACTCCTCCCGCGCACTGTGGCGCAGCTGCGCATCTAAGTTGGACAGCGGTTCGTCAAGCAAAAAGTACGGCGCTTCGCGCACGGCAGCCCGCGCCAACGCCACGCGCTGCCGCTGCCCACCGGACAGTTCTCGCGGCTTACGCTGCAGTAAGTGTTCAATGTTCACCATGCGCGCCGCTACTCTAGCGCGCGCCTCCCGCTGCTGCCGCTTCACTTTGCGCAATTTCAACGAAAATGTCAAATTGTCCAATACCGACAAGTGCGGGTAGAGGGCGTAGTTTTGGAACACCATCGCCACGTGCCGTTCACTCGCGTCGACATCGTTCACGCATTGATCGCCAAAATAAATCTCCCCCGCCGACGGCTCCTCTAATCCGGCGATTAAGCGCATCACCGTCGTTTTGCCGCAACCAGATGGACCGAGTAACACGAGCCGCTCACCACTCCGGACTGTAAGACGTAGCGGTGGAATGACCTGCACGTCGCCAAAACGCTTTTCTACATCGATAAAACGAATATCACCTTTCGTCATCATGCCTGCGCCTCCCTTAGCCGCGGTGTATAATCCTCTTAAACCCTCTTAACCTTCTTATATCCTCCTAAACCCTCCTAAACCTAAACCCTGTTAAATCTTCTTTAATGTCCTTAAACATCCTAAAGATAGGTCGTAGCTTAGCCACCTTCGACCTTCATTAGCAGCCACGTCCTCCTATCCTACCTCACCAGCCACACGAGCAACCTGCCACCTCCCCTTCATACGCGAGCGACTATCCTTTCACCCCCGTGTGGAGGAAACTACTCATAATGTGCTTCTTCACGAACAAAAAGGCGAGTAGCGGCGGTAACGAAGCGAGCGTCGCCACGGCCATCATCGGGCCCCACGACGAACCGCCTTCCGCGTTGATAAACAGTTGCAAGGCGAGCGGCACCGTCAACATCCCTTCATCGTTAATGACGAGAAGCGGCCAAAAGTATTCGTTCCACACGTTAATAAAAAACAAAATCCCGAGGGCGACGACCGTCGGACGAACCGCAGGAAAAACGACGCCCCACAGGCGCTGCCAATCACTCGCACCGTCGACGCGCGCCGCTTCCAACAGCCCGGGCGGCACACTGCGAAACGCCTGCCGCAGCAAAAAAACGCCCATTCCGTTAGCCAATTGCGGCAAAATGAGCCCCGTATACGTGTTGAGCAACCCCATGTCGCTAATGAGCAAATAGTTCGGCAGCATCGTCACTAACACCGGAATGAGCATGCTCGCGACGACTAAGTAGAACAAAAAGTTTCGTCCCCAAAAGCGGAATTGCGTAAACGCGTACGCCGCTAGCACACTCGACACTAACTGAAAAGCAGTCACGACAATCGCGACGACGAACGAGTTAAAGAAGAAGCGTAGCAGCGGCACACCCGTGAGGACGTGGACATAGTTGTCCCAAGAAGGCGGCAGCGGCACGGGATTAGCGTAGTCGTCAAAAATTTGCTCCGGTTGTTTAAACGCCGTACTGACCATCCACAGGAGTGGAAATAAACTCATGGCGACACTGACTAACAACAGCACATGCCACGCATTCCACTTAATTTTCATAGTAAATCCTCCGATCGATCACGAACGCCTGCAGCAAAATGAGCAAAAGGAACAGCAAAAACGTTACGACCGCTACAGCCGAGGCCAAACCGCTTTGGAAAAACTGGAATGCATATTGATACACTAAAAACACGATGTGGCTCGTCGCCTGGTTCGGCCCGCCGTTCGTCAACATTTGGATCGGTACAAACGCGTGCTGAATCCCGAACACGACTGTAATGACAAACACGTACAACAACGTACCGCCGCTAAGCGGCACATATATATTGCGCAACAAACCAGATGCGCGTTTTAATCCTTCAACCCTCGACATCTCAATGACATCTTGCGGTACAGCGAGCAAACCGGCTAACAAGACGATAAAATGGTACCCAAACGTTTTCCACGCCGTAATGATCGCCACTGACCCTAACGCCCACTCCGGATCAGTCAACCAATTGACTTTCGGGAGCCCGATCCATTCAAGTAGCTCGTTAACGATGCCGATCAACGGGTTAAACAACCACAAAAACGCAATCGAGGCAACGGCGAGCGACACGACGGTCGGAGTGAAAATCGCACCTTTGTAAAAAGCCTGCCACTGCCCTCTAACGCGCGTCACCGCAAAGGCGACGAAAAACGGTGCGACGAGTATTAAAGCGAGTAAGAGCACGATGTAAAGCCCCGTATTTTGCACCGCCGTCCAAAACTCGTCACTCGACACTAACGTTTTGTAATTGTCCCACCCGACCCACTGTTTGTTCGGACTCACCATGTTCCAATTGAAAAAGCTAATGGTCAACGAATGCAAGAGTGGGTAGTAAACGAATACGAGCAGTGGGATGACCGCAGGCGCGATGTACACGTACGGTTTTATTTTTTTTGCGACTTTCGCGACTTTCTGCGCATTCCACCGCTGCAACTTCATCGCGCGCCACTCCTTTGCTCGTGAAAGGTTTGCTGCGCCGAGAGCGTGACATGGCTTTCCTCCGCCAACCGCCGCGCGACTTCCTCACCGTGTGCAAGCAACGTATCTAACGGTGTGCCGATGCCGTATTCGAGTATGACCGTGCAGTCGTGCGTGTACTCGCCGAGCGCCGCCCACACCGGATCCCAATCAATCGTTCCCGTGCCGACCGGTAGGTGCAAATCGCGGACGCCGTCGTTGTCGTGCACGTGTACGGCGGCGACTCGTTCCCCTAACTGCCGCAACAAACTAGGCACGTCCCAACGGTTCATGTGGGCGTGACCGATGTCGACTAGCGCGTCGATTTCAGGGATTTCAGCAAACAACTGCGTAAACTCGACTTGATTAAATAAGGCAGTCTCGGCCGCACCGACGTTTTCCACGACAACTTTTACCCCGACATCGTGGGCGAGCCGCCCCAAGTTTCGCAAATACACTTTGGCCCACGCTTGTGCCTGCTCCCGCCTGAAAATGGGCGCAAGATGCATGTTCGGATGGATGACGACGTGTGTCGCACCGATCGCCGCCGCCCACTCCACCGACTGTTTGTACACGGCAAACGAATATTCCCGGATGGTGCGGTAGCGCGAAGCTGCTAAGTTCACTTCAAAAATCGGCGCATGTACACTGAGTGGACCGCTGTAGGAGGAAAAACGGCCCCGCTCGCGCTGCCAATCGTACGGATGTTCCCTCCATTCCGGGCCGTCGGTAAGTATTTCAATGCCACCTTCCCACGTGTATAGAAGTTCTTGCGCCTCACTGATGCGGTTCATGTAAGGCAACAAGCTAATTGAAAGTGCCATTCCTCGGTCTCCCCTTTTTTCGCTATTTTGGAAAAGCATAGTGACCCTCTCCATGCAGAGCGATCGTTCCTTCTCATATCGGATGTCCAATCAGGATGTCCTAACAGGATGTCCAATCAAGGTGACAAACAGGATATCCTAGCGAAGACCATTAATTCAGCAGCTCGTTCACTTTCTCTGCCGCTCGTTTTAGGGCATCTTTCGCTGTACTTTTGCCGGTGAGCACGTCATCGCGCGCATCGATCAGCGCTTGCTCGGCTTGCAAACCGTTCGCACCCGGAAAGTTCACCCACGGAACGACGACGTCCATTTGCTCCAACGCCGGTTTCATTAACGGGTTAGAATCGAGGAACGGTTTAAGTGCCTTTGGATCTTCGTCCACCCCTTTGCGCGGTGGCAAATAGCCCGTTTCTTGCACCCAAATCGTCAGCGCCTCAGGTGACTGTAAGTACTTAATGAATTCCCACGCAGCCGCCTGTTTTTGCGCATCTGTCGCTAATACGAACAAGGCGTTACCGCCGGCAGGAATCGCACGCGGCTTATCGCCGAACGTCGGGAACAACGTCGTGCGTACATCGAACTTACTCTGGCTTTCAATATGTTCCCGCTTGCCGATCGTCGTCAGCATCATCGCTACCTTGCCGTTCGAAAAAGCTTGAATCCCCTCTTCCCAATTCGCGTGGAGCGCGCGTTTGTCCTTCACCATTTCCCCCATCATGTCGTACACCTCAGTCACTTCCGGCGAGTCGAACGCTGCCTTTAACTTGCCACCCTCTTCTCGCAGCCAATCGCCGCCATTCGACTTCGCGAGACCATACTGAGCCCAATTATCCGGTGGCTCCTGAATGTAAAGCCCGTACTTGCCCGTTTTGTCCCGCACCCTTTCGCTAAGCTTTTGTACGTCTTCCCACGTGTGTGGCGGCTTATCTAGATCGGCACCCGCTTCCTTGAGTAGATCGGCGTTGTAATACAGCACCGGGTTACTGACCGCGTAGGGCAATCCAGCCAACTTTTCACTGCCCGTGCGGCCAAGGTCCAAAATGTTCGGCAGGAAGTTGTCCTCGACAAAATTCGGCTCCTCCGCATCTTTTGTAGCTAA is a window from the Numidum massiliense genome containing:
- a CDS encoding ABC transporter ATP-binding protein; this translates as MTKGDIRFIDVEKRFGDVQVIPPLRLTVRSGERLVLLGPSGCGKTTVMRLIAGLEEPSAGEIYFGDQCVNDVDASERHVAMVFQNYALYPHLSVLDNLTFSLKLRKVKRQQREARARVAARMVNIEHLLQRKPRELSGGQRQRVALARAAVREAPYFLLDEPLSNLDAQLRHSAREELVELHEKLRTTMVYVTHDQVEAMTVGQRIAVLKDGQLQQIGTPQEIYEQPGNVFVARFVGSPTINIVSVWLEGEGIVVAEASDGKPIRSKGQVLPLPQHMRFALEKHVRGNGLQLGVRPEDVRIVSKGIVSTRATITSPEAVTTSTTDCIAGSCASAIRIHGRLVRVEYLGHQYVYHVRVGSQILRATRTGALSGAVENSKPDQPVLLELPLANVHFFQADGDETRIELPLKRGEAQRRVGAQTEERMVLSG
- a CDS encoding carbohydrate ABC transporter permease, coding for MKIKWNAWHVLLLVSVAMSLFPLLWMVSTAFKQPEQIFDDYANPVPLPPSWDNYVHVLTGVPLLRFFFNSFVVAIVVTAFQLVSSVLAAYAFTQFRFWGRNFLFYLVVASMLIPVLVTMLPNYLLISDMGLLNTYTGLILPQLANGMGVFLLRQAFRSVPPGLLEAARVDGASDWQRLWGVVFPAVRPTVVALGILFFINVWNEYFWPLLVINDEGMLTVPLALQLFINAEGGSSWGPMMAVATLASLPPLLAFLFVKKHIMSSFLHTGVKG
- a CDS encoding carbohydrate ABC transporter permease, producing MKLQRWNAQKVAKVAKKIKPYVYIAPAVIPLLVFVYYPLLHSLTISFFNWNMVSPNKQWVGWDNYKTLVSSDEFWTAVQNTGLYIVLLLALILVAPFFVAFAVTRVRGQWQAFYKGAIFTPTVVSLAVASIAFLWLFNPLIGIVNELLEWIGLPKVNWLTDPEWALGSVAIITAWKTFGYHFIVLLAGLLAVPQDVIEMSRVEGLKRASGLLRNIYVPLSGGTLLYVFVITVVFGIQHAFVPIQMLTNGGPNQATSHIVFLVYQYAFQFFQSGLASAVAVVTFLLFLLLILLQAFVIDRRIYYEN
- a CDS encoding sugar phosphate isomerase/epimerase family protein, which encodes MALSISLLPYMNRISEAQELLYTWEGGIEILTDGPEWREHPYDWQRERGRFSSYSGPLSVHAPIFEVNLAASRYRTIREYSFAVYKQSVEWAAAIGATHVVIHPNMHLAPIFRREQAQAWAKVYLRNLGRLAHDVGVKVVVENVGAAETALFNQVEFTQLFAEIPEIDALVDIGHAHMNRWDVPSLLRQLGERVAAVHVHDNDGVRDLHLPVGTGTIDWDPVWAALGEYTHDCTVILEYGIGTPLDTLLAHGEEVARRLAEESHVTLSAQQTFHEQRSGAR
- a CDS encoding ABC transporter substrate-binding protein, translating into MKRWVKATLCSSLALGLLALVVGCQTAQSSGKTSRDAADGNGGDPVTIEYWHVNSKDWGGDGVKEIVKKFNETHENIRVEEKYQPGNYPGLLQKAQAAISGGNPPDVAQIGYNFITYVDENVPYTPIEELATKDAEEPNFVEDNFLPNILDLGRTGSEKLAGLPYAVSNPVLYYNADLLKEAGADLDKPPHTWEDVQKLSERVRDKTGKYGLYIQEPPDNWAQYGLAKSNGGDWLREEGGKLKAAFDSPEVTEVYDMMGEMVKDKRALHANWEEGIQAFSNGKVAMMLTTIGKREHIESQSKFDVRTTLFPTFGDKPRAIPAGGNALFVLATDAQKQAAAWEFIKYLQSPEALTIWVQETGYLPPRKGVDEDPKALKPFLDSNPLMKPALEQMDVVVPWVNFPGANGLQAEQALIDARDDVLTGKSTAKDALKRAAEKVNELLN